In Spirochaetota bacterium, the genomic window GAAACATAATCTTTTATACTCAACAGCAGTGCTTGAATTATTTCTTCTTCCTCTGGTTGTTCTTCATGCTTAAAATAGAAGTATTTCCTATCTGTATTATTCTTCAGTTTGTAGTCAAGAAGTATGTATTCGACATCATATGTTTGTCTATATCTCTCTGTTAGGAACCTATACCTTGGGTCTAATAGTCTTCTAGATGTCATTTCTTCACTTTGAATATCCACTACTACCAGGTCTTCTTCAAAGGATTTAGCCTTCACTAATATGTTGCCATCCGGTGATATTACTAGGCTATTTCCATCAAATACTAGTTCATCCTGACCACCAACAAGATTTGTGTATGTCACTAAAACTCTATAGTCTCTCGCTCTGGTCTTCAGCATTTCAATTCTTTCATTTCCCTTTCTGATGTGGTAAGGAGAAGAAGATATATTCATAAGTATGTCGGCATAACCTTTTACGACTTCATCAAGTATTACACCTTCGGGATACCATATATCTTCACAGATATTGATACCTATCTTTACTCTTCCCTCATCTACACCCACAACAAGCCCTTTGTTACCTTCACCAAAGTATCTTTTCTCATCAAAAACACCATAGTTAGGTAACCTCGTTTTATTGTAAATGTATATCCTGCCGTTATAGACAATACCCGCTGAATTGTAGAGTATATCATTCTCAAGGTTAACGAAACCAAAGACTAGTATTATGTTTTTTACTTCCTCTTTCAATTTATCTACATACCCAAGTTGCAGATGTACAAAAGATCTGTTTGTAAGAAGATCCTCTGGTGGATAACCAGTTAAGGATAACTCCGGAAACGAAACGATATCACATCCTTCATCTAACGCTTTGTTTGTGTAGGTAATAATCCTTTTGTAGTTATATTCAATATTACCGACAATAGTATCTATTTGTGCTAATCCTATTCTCATAAGTGCTTTTTTAATTCTTCTAATACTCTCTTTTCAACTTCCTCAACACCTAGTGACAGATCAAATGTAACACCAGATGCATTTTTATGTCCCCCACCACCAAGTTTCTTCGCTACCTCTGAAACATCAAAATTACCTTTGCTTCTTAAAGCAACTGATATTAATCCTCTCTCTACCTTTTCC contains:
- a CDS encoding NAD+ synthase, with translation MRIGLAQIDTIVGNIEYNYKRIITYTNKALDEGCDIVSFPELSLTGYPPEDLLTNRSFVHLQLGYVDKLKEEVKNIILVFGFVNLENDILYNSAGIVYNGRIYIYNKTRLPNYGVFDEKRYFGEGNKGLVVGVDEGRVKIGINICEDIWYPEGVILDEVVKGYADILMNISSSPYHIRKGNERIEMLKTRARDYRVLVTYTNLVGGQDELVFDGNSLVISPDGNILVKAKSFEEDLVVVDIQSEEMTSRRLLDPRYRFLTERYRQTYDVEYILLDYKLKNNTDRKYFYFKHEEQPEEEEIIQALLLSIKDYVSKNNFCKVVLGVSGGIDSALVAYLCAKALGKDNVIGVSMPSRFSSEGTRNDAKKVCENLGIRYIELSIENIFKSYLSELQTSFEDKPWDITEENLQARIRGNILMALSNKFGWLVVSTGNKSELSMGYSTLYGDMVGGFALIKDIYKTTVYRLVEYINRKEGFDIIPRSIIERPPTAELRENQKDEDTLPPYHMLDKILKRYLEAEQSPTEISEETGIDIKLIKHVIEVVDKNEYKRRQAPIGTKITPRSFGKDRRYPITNQFKYS